TCCACCACCACGCTTGCGCCATGTTCCAGCGGACGGAATATTGCTCCGCCGGCTCCAAAAGTATTATCCACAATCAGCGGAATGTTGTGCTTATCGGCCACTGCGGCAATCGCTTCAAAATCGGGGATATTCAAATCCGGATTACCGATTGTCTCCAGATAAAGGGCTTTCGTATTTTCATCAATCAGCTTTTCAAACTCTTCGGGAGAATCGTTCGGCGTAAAATGCACCTTCACTCCCAGACGTTTGAACTGGTTTTTAAACTGATTATAGGTTCCTCCGTACAGGTGAGAGGTAGATACAAAGTTATCGCCCGCTTCAAGAATATTGTTCAGTGCGATGAACTGTGCCGATTGTCCCGAAGAGGTGGCCAGCGCCGAAAGTCCTCCTTCAAGAGCGGCCACTCTCTTTTCAAACACATCAGTGGTAGGATTCATCAATCGGGTATAGATGTTGCCAAACTTCCGCAGTCCAAAAAGGTCGGCTCCGTCCTGGGCATCTTCAAATACATACGAACTGGTAAGGTATATAGGAACCGCGCGTGAACGAGTTGTTTTATCCACTTCCTGTCCGGCATGTACCTGTAATGTTTCAAATTTATAATTCTGTGTTGACATCTTGCTGTTTTTTAGTAGGTTTAAAAATAAGTAAGCTATGGTATAAACTGATTATTGATTAAAGCGGATATTCATCAAATGCATATAGAAGCGTAGAGAGGTAGCGTTCGCCGGTATCGGGCAACAACACCACAATCTTCTTTCCGGCATTCTCCGGACGTTTTGCCAGTTGAGCCGCCGCAAAGACTGCAGCTCCCGAAGAGATTCCCACCAACAACCCTTCCCGGGCGGCGAGTTCTCTACCTGTACGGATGGCATCATCATTAGTCACCTGAAGAATTTCGTCCACAACCTCCGCATTGTAGTTCGAAGGAACAAATCCTGCGCCAATTCCCTGTATCTTATGCGATCCCGGTTTTCCACCCGACAACACAGGTGAGTCGACAGGCTCAACCGCTACAATCTTCACATTGGGATTATGCTTCTTCAGAGTTTCTCCAACTCCCGAAACCGTACCACCGGTTCCTACGCCGGCCACGAATATATCAACCGTTCCGTCGGTATCTCTCCATATCTCTTCAGCGGTTGTCTTCTTGTGAATTTCCGGATTGGCAGCATTCTCAAACTGATGCAGAATCACAGCATCCGAAGTCTGTTCTTTTATCTCGATGGCTTTTGCAATCGCCCCTTTCATTCCTTCGACACCCGGAGTAAGCACCAGGTTTGCGCCAAGAGCCTTTAGCAGGTTTCTGCGTTCCACACTCATGGTATCGGGCATGGTCAATATCAGTTTGTACTTTTTCACTGCCGAAACAAAAGCGAGTCCCACCCCCATGTTTCCACTGGTTGGTTCCACGATAACGCTGCCCGGTTTTAGCAATCCCTTATCCTCTGCATTTTGAATCATTGCAAATGCAGTACGGTCTTTCACACTACCGGCCGGGTTAAAGTATTCAAGTTTGGCAATCACTGTTGCCCCCAGATTGTTCTCTTCATTAAAATGAGAAAGCTCCAGTAAAGGAGTGTTTCCTATCAGGTCTGTCAATTGTTTTGCGATCTTTGCCATAACGTTTGTTTTTAATTAATTTCGATATTGCAAAGATAGCGGGTTTGTAATGGTTAGACAATCACGCAAAATAGTCATTTTCGTACCACAAATATGGTATATATAAAATTTTATTTACTAGATTTGTTGTCTTAACTATTCAAAACACAGAAAAATGAAGAAATATAGATATCAGCTTCTCCTTATTTCGGTAGCTACGATTGCCATCCTTTTCTCTTCCTGCAAGGGAGAAGACAGAACTCAGGAATATAAGGACACCAAGGGAGTGAACGACTGGGTGTACAGCGAAATGAAAAATGTCTATCTTTGGTATAATGAAATTCCGGCAAGCAGCAAGCTTAACTTCTTCACTCAGCCCGATGTATTTTTCTACACCCTACTCTCTGACAAAGAAAAGAAAAACAACCGATACTACTCCTGGATAGAGAAAAAGGTGACAAAAACCAGAAGCATCGACGAGAATTCGTCCTATGGATTCGAGTTTATGAGATACAACCTCGGAAACAACATTCAGTATGCCCGTGTGCTGTATGTGCTGCCAAACAGCCCTGCCAGCAATGCCGGACTGAAAAGGGGCGACTGGATTCTCGCCTTCAACGATCAGAAGATTACCGACACAAACTATCCCCAACTGCTCACCGGAAATGGGGTTAAACTGAAGCTGGGAATTTTCACCGGAAGCACAACCACTCCTTTCGCCGAAAGTGGCACAATCTCCTTAACCGCGGCCAGAGCAGTAAACAACGACCCGA
The Bacteroides sedimenti genome window above contains:
- the cysK gene encoding cysteine synthase A; its protein translation is MAKIAKQLTDLIGNTPLLELSHFNEENNLGATVIAKLEYFNPAGSVKDRTAFAMIQNAEDKGLLKPGSVIVEPTSGNMGVGLAFVSAVKKYKLILTMPDTMSVERRNLLKALGANLVLTPGVEGMKGAIAKAIEIKEQTSDAVILHQFENAANPEIHKKTTAEEIWRDTDGTVDIFVAGVGTGGTVSGVGETLKKHNPNVKIVAVEPVDSPVLSGGKPGSHKIQGIGAGFVPSNYNAEVVDEILQVTNDDAIRTGRELAAREGLLVGISSGAAVFAAAQLAKRPENAGKKIVVLLPDTGERYLSTLLYAFDEYPL